The region TTCGAAAAAAGATTGTCATTTATGCCATATTGCGAAAGAAATACTTCTAAAAATCCAGCACGAAATTCCTTTTTCATTGACAGAAATTGACATTGAAAAAGATAAAAACGCTTTTGAAAAATACAAATGCCTGATACCGGTACTTGAGATAGATGGTGAAATAGCTTTCAATTACAG is a window of Candidatus Methanoperedens sp. DNA encoding:
- a CDS encoding glutaredoxin family protein, which codes for MGAHVNLLKCGKTIMVNVTIYSKKDCHLCHIAKEILLKIQHEIPFSLTEIDIEKDKNAFEKYKCLIPVLEIDGEIAFNYRINEDKLKMILMRKALPQCTEE